The Chloroflexota bacterium DNA window CACCCGCCCAAAATCACCAATCGCCGTACCCCGGCACGCAGAACGAACTGCCCGGCGGCGATCAGAATTGCAGCCCACAGCAATTGGACTAGTAGCGAGAGCAGCACTTCCGGGCCGCTGAGCATATTGAGATAGATTTCAACTATGCTATTGAGCATGTATGGGAAGGGTGTAAAACGGCTGATAGTTTGCACCCAATCTGGGTACAGGCGCAGAGGCATCAGGAAGCCAGAGAAAAACCACGAAAAGACGAAGAAGAAGCGCAAAATGCCGCGCGCATTGGGAGTCCATAAGGCGGAGAGATTGATCAGGAAACGCCAGGCAAAACTGATCAACCAACTGAGTGCAATCGCCATCAATACTGCCAGCATTTGAAGGGTGCTCTTCGGCCAGATTAAATCGAAAATCAGAGCATATCCAGCCATTAGAACCAGGCCGCGCAACAGCAAATTGACCAAGGCGCGGCCCAAATCTTGCGCCAGCCAGAAGGCGAAATAATTCATTGGCTTGAGCAGGTCGGAGGAAATATCACCGGTGTAGACGCTGTTCATCAACTCGAACCACGAGAACAGGCTCAAATAGCCGATGAAAGCCTGCGCCAGCGCCGCAAAGGTGATTGCCCCTTGCAGGCTGAGACCGCCTACTTCGGCTTGTTGGTCGTAGAGGGCAACGAAAATAGCCGCCCGCAAAATGCCAAAGAAGAAATTTGTCACCAACCCGGCGACGGTAGCGGCGCGGTAGGTCAGGTGGCGCTGCAAAGAAGTTTTCGTCAATTCCCAGAAAATGCGCATGAATTGGTGGAAGCTAAACAGTGGTCAGCGGATTGGCCCAGAGCGTGTATTTTAACGCAAAAGACCGCCTTGTGCGGCCTATGTATCAAGATTCCCCTCCCTCGTATCGGGGGAGGGGACAGGGGTGGGGGGCTGTTATTCCAACTTCCCCGGACTTATCACCATTATTTCTTGCGCTGAATTTAGTCTATCAGGGTTGGACTTTCTCTTCGGATGTGGTCACAATTATGGGTATATTACCAGAAAAATCATACATGCTTTAAAAAATCTCTCCCTCGAGCGTATCGTCAGGGCGTAAATTTTCTACCCAGCGATAGCCAATCGATTGGTAGAGTAATTCAACTTGAATAGTGAATAACGAACCCGGCGAATCGCCAAGTTCAATTGCATAGTGGATTGTATCGCCGCCAGCCATAACATCATCATCGCCAGTTGCATCTCCATAGGGCGTAATATCAGCGCTGGCATTGGCGAGATCAAAGCCGTTGGGCAGCAGGCGGTTATCTTTGGCGTAGGATGCAGCCTCTAAAACGCTGGTTGTCACCTATCCCTGGGAGTTGAGCATGATTGGCTCGTAAATCTGAACT harbors:
- a CDS encoding ABC transporter permease encodes the protein MRIFWELTKTSLQRHLTYRAATVAGLVTNFFFGILRAAIFVALYDQQAEVGGLSLQGAITFAALAQAFIGYLSLFSWFELMNSVYTGDISSDLLKPMNYFAFWLAQDLGRALVNLLLRGLVLMAGYALIFDLIWPKSTLQMLAVLMAIALSWLISFAWRFLINLSALWTPNARGILRFFFVFSWFFSGFLMPLRLYPDWVQTISRFTPFPYMLNSIVEIYLNMLSGPEVLLSLLVQLLWAAILIAAGQFVLRAGVRRLVILGG